A window of Hypnocyclicus thermotrophus contains these coding sequences:
- a CDS encoding carboxypeptidase M32, whose amino-acid sequence MDIKKSIEKIKELTNKMKAYEHAMAIFQWDMETEAPKASVEKISKTMGFFITENYNILLSKEMKDTLDILNENIDKLDELNAKVINELTKEYDKATKIPVEEYSKYQELVTKAQVVWEEAKTKKDFDIFKPYLKEIIDFNKKFIKYRGYKGHKYNTLLDDYEPGLTVDKADLFFTALKNNIVPLLKKIEDSNVIIDNEKLNIDVDIEKQKRFAKFLAEYINFDFNRGVLKESMHPFTLNFSNKDVRITTHYYKNNILSSIFSVLHEGGHGIYEQGISDEVSETILGHGTSMGIHESQSRMYENMFGRSIEFWKGIYNKFIENFEEFKDISIAEFYKLINKVENSKIRVEADELTYSLHVLVRYEIEKAIFNDEVTIDELPNLWNEKMKDYLNVEIENDAEGILQDVHWSAGLFGYFPSYALGNAYAAQIYNKLSQEIDIKNTLLNGEFKKINKYLNEKIHKYGKMKKPLELIKDITNEELNPQYFCDYLKEKYCEIYKIKK is encoded by the coding sequence ATGGATATAAAAAAAAGTATAGAAAAAATAAAAGAATTAACAAATAAAATGAAAGCATATGAACATGCTATGGCAATATTTCAATGGGATATGGAGACTGAGGCTCCAAAAGCAAGTGTAGAAAAAATAAGTAAAACAATGGGTTTTTTTATTACAGAAAATTATAATATTCTTTTATCAAAAGAGATGAAAGATACATTAGATATATTGAATGAAAATATAGATAAACTTGACGAGCTTAATGCAAAAGTAATAAATGAATTAACAAAAGAATATGATAAAGCTACAAAAATTCCTGTGGAAGAATATTCTAAATATCAAGAATTAGTTACAAAAGCACAAGTTGTGTGGGAAGAAGCTAAAACTAAAAAAGACTTTGATATTTTTAAACCTTATTTAAAAGAAATAATAGATTTTAATAAAAAGTTTATCAAATATAGAGGATATAAAGGGCATAAATATAACACTTTATTAGATGATTATGAACCGGGACTTACAGTAGATAAAGCAGATTTATTTTTTACTGCGTTAAAAAATAATATAGTGCCATTATTAAAAAAAATAGAAGATTCTAATGTAATTATAGATAATGAAAAACTTAATATTGATGTAGATATAGAAAAACAAAAGAGATTTGCAAAATTTTTAGCTGAATATATTAATTTTGATTTTAATAGAGGTGTTTTAAAAGAAAGTATGCACCCATTTACATTAAATTTTTCTAATAAAGATGTAAGAATAACAACTCATTATTATAAAAATAATATATTATCTTCCATATTTTCTGTACTTCATGAAGGTGGACATGGAATATATGAGCAGGGAATAAGTGATGAGGTAAGTGAAACTATTTTGGGACATGGTACCTCAATGGGAATACATGAATCTCAATCAAGAATGTATGAAAATATGTTTGGTAGAAGTATTGAATTTTGGAAAGGAATATATAATAAATTTATAGAAAATTTTGAAGAATTTAAAGATATATCAATAGCTGAATTTTACAAATTGATAAATAAAGTAGAAAATAGTAAAATAAGGGTAGAAGCTGATGAACTTACTTATTCATTACATGTATTAGTTAGATATGAAATAGAGAAAGCAATTTTTAATGATGAAGTGACAATAGACGAATTACCTAATTTATGGAATGAAAAAATGAAAGATTATTTAAATGTTGAAATAGAGAATGATGCTGAAGGTATTTTACAAGATGTACACTGGTCAGCAGGACTTTTTGGATATTTTCCTTCATATGCATTAGGAAATGCATATGCTGCTCAAATATACAATAAATTATCTCAGGAAATTGACATAAAAAACACTTTATTAAATGGTGAATTTAAAAAAATCAATAAATATTTAAATGAAAAAATACATAAATATGGTAAAATGAAAAAGCCATTAGAGCTTATAAAAGATATAACTAACGAAGAGTTGAATCCACAATATTTTTGTGATTATCTAAAAGAAAAGTATTGTGAAATATATAAAATAAAAAAATGA
- a CDS encoding leucyl aminopeptidase gives MTINLIDNIIENYDSYIIFMYKNNITFENTLFYSEGLYLKNLAEKSGFNAKKEEIFVIPFAKGNSVVQIVLVGLGKKEKVNTEIVRKSLYKGLTTLKNVESTLIIKNNPIENIEKALVETVYFANYEFDKYKTKKAEKKKIKRIDILGNLNNNKIEEAKIYAESTFITRELINEPANTIYPETLAEKAKEYGEKYGFEVEIFEEEKIKELKMEAFLSVAQAAEKRPKFIVMRYKGNKSNETIGLVGKGLTYDTGGLSLKPTNSMDTMKSDMGGAATVIGVMSAVARLKIDKNIIAVIAACENSIAGNAYRPGDIIGSMAGKTIEVLNTDAEGRLTLVDAVHYVIENEKADKVIDVATLTGAALVALGTTTTAVITNNDELYKKLEEASIETDERVWKLPNFPEYGKLLESKIADVKNIGGRFAGTITAGMFIEKFVQKKPWIHLDIAGVAYTDSPYSYYKFGATGQPVRTIINFLKKI, from the coding sequence ATGACGATAAATTTAATTGACAATATAATAGAAAACTACGATTCATATATTATTTTTATGTATAAAAATAATATTACTTTTGAAAACACGTTATTTTATTCAGAAGGTCTTTATTTAAAAAATTTAGCTGAAAAATCTGGATTTAATGCTAAAAAAGAAGAAATTTTTGTTATACCATTTGCTAAAGGAAATAGTGTAGTTCAAATAGTACTAGTAGGTTTAGGTAAAAAAGAAAAAGTAAATACGGAAATTGTTAGAAAAAGTTTATATAAGGGATTGACAACATTAAAAAATGTAGAATCTACTTTAATTATTAAAAATAATCCAATAGAAAATATTGAAAAAGCTTTAGTTGAGACAGTATATTTTGCAAACTATGAATTTGATAAATATAAAACTAAAAAAGCTGAAAAGAAAAAAATAAAAAGAATAGATATATTAGGAAATCTTAATAATAATAAAATAGAAGAAGCAAAAATTTATGCAGAATCTACTTTTATAACTAGAGAGCTTATAAATGAGCCCGCGAATACTATATATCCAGAAACTTTGGCAGAAAAAGCAAAAGAATATGGAGAAAAATATGGATTTGAAGTAGAAATATTTGAAGAAGAAAAAATAAAAGAGTTAAAAATGGAAGCATTTTTATCTGTAGCACAAGCAGCAGAAAAAAGACCAAAATTTATTGTAATGAGATATAAAGGGAATAAATCTAATGAAACGATTGGTTTAGTTGGAAAAGGACTTACTTATGATACAGGAGGATTATCATTAAAACCTACTAATAGTATGGATACAATGAAAAGTGATATGGGCGGTGCTGCTACAGTAATAGGAGTAATGAGTGCAGTTGCAAGATTAAAAATCGATAAAAATATAATTGCAGTTATAGCGGCATGTGAAAACTCAATTGCGGGAAATGCATATAGACCTGGTGATATAATAGGAAGTATGGCAGGAAAAACAATAGAAGTATTAAATACAGATGCAGAAGGAAGACTTACTTTAGTAGATGCAGTGCATTATGTAATAGAAAATGAAAAAGCCGATAAAGTAATAGATGTAGCTACTCTTACAGGTGCAGCACTTGTTGCATTAGGAACTACAACAACAGCAGTTATAACTAATAATGATGAATTATATAAAAAGCTTGAAGAGGCTTCGATTGAAACTGATGAAAGAGTATGGAAGTTACCAAATTTTCCAGAATACGGTAAATTATTAGAGTCAAAAATTGCTGATGTAAAAAATATAGGTGGTAGATTTGCAGGGACAATAACAGCTGGAATGTTTATTGAAAAATTTGTTCAAAAGAAACCATGGATTCATTTGGATATTGCAGGAGTCGCTTATACAGATAGTCCTTATTCTTACTATAAATTTGGTGCAACAGGACAGCCAGTAAGAACGATTATAAATTTCTTAAAAAAGATTTAA